In Perca fluviatilis chromosome 3, GENO_Pfluv_1.0, whole genome shotgun sequence, the following proteins share a genomic window:
- the LOC120556430 gene encoding photoreceptor-specific nuclear receptor-like isoform X2, whose protein sequence is MMEDHLLKLPMMSSLSPSESSLSGGMDDSRGAKSPSPGKALSPALVCKVCGDTSSGKHYGIYACNGCSGFFKRSVRRRLIYRCQAGTGMCPVDKAHRNQCQACRLKKCLQAGMNKDVQNERQPRSTAQVRLDSIDVDPEKEHLATTREPTSSSSSSSSSSSSSSSSVITWPHITSSVSINSSAAPQRCTSPQNNHRFMASLMTAETCAKLEPEDVDENIDVTSNEPERASSEYHMALYPSSSENVYETSARLLFMSVKWAKNLPVFSNLPFRDQVILLEEAWSELFLLCAIQWSLPLDSCPLLSLPDLCPGMQGKTSYTSLDLRLLQEVFSRFKALAVDPTEFACLKAIVLFKPETRGLKDPEQVENLQDQSQVMLGQHIRSHYPSQPARFGKLLLLLPSLRFVNSERIELLFFHRTIGNTPMEKLLCDMFKN, encoded by the exons CCAAGAGTCCATCGCCGGGCAAAGCCCTGAGCCCGGCTCTGGTCTGCAAAGTGTGCGGAGACACCAGCAGCGGGAAACACTACGGCATCTACGCCTGCAACGGCTGCAGCGGCTTCTTCAAACGCAGCGTGAGGAGGAGGCTCATTTACAG GTGCCAGGCCGGTACAGGCATGTGTCCAGTGGACAAAGCTCATCGCAACCAGTGCCAGGCGTGTCGGCTGAAGAAGTGCCTGCAGGCGGGCATGAATAAGGACG TACAGAACGAGCGGCAGCCCCGCAGCACAGCTCAGGTCCGCCTGGACTCCATCGACGTGGACCCTGAGAAGGAGCACCTGGCCACCACACGGGAGcccacctcctcttcctcttcctcatcttcctcctcctcttcctcctcctcctctgtcatcACGTGGCCCCACATTACCTCCTCCGTGTCCATCAACTCCTCCGCGGCCCCCCAGCGCTGCACCAGTCCCCAGAACAACCACCGCTTCATGGCCAGCCTCATGACGGCCGAGACCTGCGCCAAGCTGGAGCCCGAGGATG TTGACGAGAACATCGATGTGACGAGCAACGAGCCGGAGCGAGCGTCCTCGGAGTACCACATGGCTCTGTACCCGTCCAGCTCCGAAAACGTGTACGAGACGTCGGCgaggctgctcttcatgtcagTGAAGTGGGCCAAGAACCTGCCGGTGTTTTCCAACCTGCCCTTCAGAGACCAG GTGATCCTGCTGGAGGAGGCGTGGAGCGAGCTCTTCCTGCTCTGTGCCATCCAGTGGTCTCTGCCTCTGGACAGCTGCCCGCTGCTCTCTCTGCCAGACCTCTGCCCCGGCATGCAGGGGAAGACCAGCTACACCAGCCTGGACCTGCGCCTCCTACAGGAGGTCTTCAGCCGCTTCAAGGCCCTCGCCGTCGATCCCACTGAGTTTGCCTGCCTCAAGGCCATTGTACTCTTCAAGCCAG AGACCCGGGGTCTGAAAGATCCAGAACAAGTGGAGAACCTGCAGGATCAGTCTCAAGTGATGTTGGGACAACACATCCGCTCCCACTACCCCAGTCAACCAGCCAG GTTTGGAaagctgcttcttcttcttccctctctgcGTTTTGTGAATTCTGAGCGGATAGAGCTGCTGTTCTTCCACAGGACCATCGGAAACACTCCCATGGAGAAACTGTTGTGTGACATGTTCAAAAACTAA
- the LOC120556430 gene encoding photoreceptor-specific nuclear receptor-like isoform X1: MMEDHLLKLPMMSSLSPSESSLSGGMDDSRGAKSPSPGKALSPALVCKVCGDTSSGKHYGIYACNGCSGFFKRSVRRRLIYRCQAGTGMCPVDKAHRNQCQACRLKKCLQAGMNKDAVQNERQPRSTAQVRLDSIDVDPEKEHLATTREPTSSSSSSSSSSSSSSSSVITWPHITSSVSINSSAAPQRCTSPQNNHRFMASLMTAETCAKLEPEDVDENIDVTSNEPERASSEYHMALYPSSSENVYETSARLLFMSVKWAKNLPVFSNLPFRDQVILLEEAWSELFLLCAIQWSLPLDSCPLLSLPDLCPGMQGKTSYTSLDLRLLQEVFSRFKALAVDPTEFACLKAIVLFKPETRGLKDPEQVENLQDQSQVMLGQHIRSHYPSQPARFGKLLLLLPSLRFVNSERIELLFFHRTIGNTPMEKLLCDMFKN; the protein is encoded by the exons CCAAGAGTCCATCGCCGGGCAAAGCCCTGAGCCCGGCTCTGGTCTGCAAAGTGTGCGGAGACACCAGCAGCGGGAAACACTACGGCATCTACGCCTGCAACGGCTGCAGCGGCTTCTTCAAACGCAGCGTGAGGAGGAGGCTCATTTACAG GTGCCAGGCCGGTACAGGCATGTGTCCAGTGGACAAAGCTCATCGCAACCAGTGCCAGGCGTGTCGGCTGAAGAAGTGCCTGCAGGCGGGCATGAATAAGGACG CAGTACAGAACGAGCGGCAGCCCCGCAGCACAGCTCAGGTCCGCCTGGACTCCATCGACGTGGACCCTGAGAAGGAGCACCTGGCCACCACACGGGAGcccacctcctcttcctcttcctcatcttcctcctcctcttcctcctcctcctctgtcatcACGTGGCCCCACATTACCTCCTCCGTGTCCATCAACTCCTCCGCGGCCCCCCAGCGCTGCACCAGTCCCCAGAACAACCACCGCTTCATGGCCAGCCTCATGACGGCCGAGACCTGCGCCAAGCTGGAGCCCGAGGATG TTGACGAGAACATCGATGTGACGAGCAACGAGCCGGAGCGAGCGTCCTCGGAGTACCACATGGCTCTGTACCCGTCCAGCTCCGAAAACGTGTACGAGACGTCGGCgaggctgctcttcatgtcagTGAAGTGGGCCAAGAACCTGCCGGTGTTTTCCAACCTGCCCTTCAGAGACCAG GTGATCCTGCTGGAGGAGGCGTGGAGCGAGCTCTTCCTGCTCTGTGCCATCCAGTGGTCTCTGCCTCTGGACAGCTGCCCGCTGCTCTCTCTGCCAGACCTCTGCCCCGGCATGCAGGGGAAGACCAGCTACACCAGCCTGGACCTGCGCCTCCTACAGGAGGTCTTCAGCCGCTTCAAGGCCCTCGCCGTCGATCCCACTGAGTTTGCCTGCCTCAAGGCCATTGTACTCTTCAAGCCAG AGACCCGGGGTCTGAAAGATCCAGAACAAGTGGAGAACCTGCAGGATCAGTCTCAAGTGATGTTGGGACAACACATCCGCTCCCACTACCCCAGTCAACCAGCCAG GTTTGGAaagctgcttcttcttcttccctctctgcGTTTTGTGAATTCTGAGCGGATAGAGCTGCTGTTCTTCCACAGGACCATCGGAAACACTCCCATGGAGAAACTGTTGTGTGACATGTTCAAAAACTAA